Sequence from the Nocardioides exalbidus genome:
GGCTCGCGCGGTCGCGCGCCCCTTCTCGGCGAAGGGCTGGACCACGGTGGTGAGGTCGAGGTCGAGCCACGGGGTGTCGATGCCGTCGAAGCCGGCGACGCTCAGCCCGCCCGGCACGTCGATGCCGCGCCGGCGGGCCTCGAGCACGACGCCGGCGGCCTGGACGTCGCTCTGGCACACGACGGCCGTCACGTCCGGCTCGCCGTCGAGGAAGGCGGACACCATCTCCTGGGTGGCGGCGAGGTCGCTCACGCACCGGCCGATCGTGACGGCGTCGGGGAACACCTCGCGCAGCCCGGCCTCGCGCTCGCGCTGCGGGTGCGACTCCTGGAGGGTGAGGGTCGCGACGCGGCGGTGCCCCAGGTCGTGCAGGTGGTGCGCCACCGCCGCCGCCCCTGCGCGGTGGTCGATGTCGATGAACGTGGCACCGGGCCATGCCGGCCCCTCGACGACGACCAGGGGCACGTCGCGCGCGACGAGGTCGTCGTACGCCGCCCACGTCTCCTGGCCGCAGATCTGGTAGATCACCGCGTCGAGGGGGAGACGGGCGTGCTCGACGCTGTCGCCCATCAGGAGCAGGCCCATGCCGGCGGCCTCCAGCACCTCGGACACGGCGTCGAGCATCGGCAGGGCAGCCGGGTCGCGGAACGCCGTGCTCAGCGGACCGACCGCGATCCCGACGACACCGCTGCGGCCCTGGCGCAGGTTGCGCGCGAGCGGGTTGGGTCCGGTGTAGCCGAGGGATCCGGCCGCGGCGAGGACACGCTCGCGGGTCGACGCGGAGACGGGCTTGTTGCCGGAGAACGCCAGGGACGCGGTCGACAGCGACACGCCTGCGGCCGCGGCCACG
This genomic interval carries:
- a CDS encoding LacI family DNA-binding transcriptional regulator yields the protein MPGSTRTPTLADVAAAAGVSLSTASLAFSGNKPVSASTRERVLAAAGSLGYTGPNPLARNLRQGRSGVVGIAVGPLSTAFRDPAALPMLDAVSEVLEAAGMGLLLMGDSVEHARLPLDAVIYQICGQETWAAYDDLVARDVPLVVVEGPAWPGATFIDIDHRAGAAAVAHHLHDLGHRRVATLTLQESHPQREREAGLREVFPDAVTIGRCVSDLAATQEMVSAFLDGEPDVTAVVCQSDVQAAGVVLEARRRGIDVPGGLSVAGFDGIDTPWLDLDLTTVVQPFAEKGRATARAALARTNDEPADDVVLPVELRLGASTGPTVSR